From the Saccharomonospora marina XMU15 genome, the window TCACGCTGCTCACTGACCACCGCCAGTCCCGGCTCGAGGTGCTCCAGCGCGGTGACGAGGTTGTCCTCCTGCGCGACGAGCGTCTCGGAGAGCCGGTTCATCCCGTCGATGGCACGTACGATCTCGCCCCGCTGCGAGTCGAGTTCGGCGGCGAGCCGGTCGGCCCTGGTGAGCAGGGCACGGAACTCGGCGTCGTTGCCCGCGAGCGCCTTGTTGAGCTCCCGCACGATGTCGCGCAGTTGCTCGACGCCGCCGCCGTTGAGCAGCAGTGACAGCGCACCGAGAACCTCCTCCACCTCGGGGTTGCGACTGGTGCGCTGCAACGGGATCGTGGCGCCGTCGCTGAGCCTGCCTTGCGGTTGTTCGCCGGTGGGGGCGCTGAGTTCGACGAACTTCTCGCCCAGCAGGCTCGACTGCCTCAGCTCGGCTCGGGCGTTGGCCGGAAGCCGGACGTCGCCGCGCATGGTGAGTTGCACCACGGCCGACTTCGAATCCTCGGCCAACTCGATCCGCTGCACCGTGCCGACCGTGACGTCGTCCACTTTGACCGAGGACTGCGGCACGAGGTCGAGCACGTCGGTGAACTCGACCGTCACTCGCACCGGGTTGTCTCCGACGTCGGCCCCGCCCGGCAGCGGTGCGTTGTACAGCCCGGTGAACCCGCCGTCGGCGCACCCCGCCAGCAGCAGCGCCACCCCGAGCAGCGCCGCCAGTTTTGCCCTGAGTCTGCTGGTCACGGTCACGGCGCCCCCGCGGCAATCAGTGGTAGCGGCAACGGCGGCAGCTCACCGGTCTGGATAGCGTGCAGCAGCTGCGAAACCGGCGGGATCTTGGTGGCGCCGTCCACGACGGGTGCGAGCACCTCGCACAGCTTGTTCAGCGACTGCGGTACCTGCTGCGACGACGCCAGCTTGACGAGCCTGCAGGCCGTGGTCACCAGCGGGTTGGTCAGCTCGTTGGCGTTGTACCTGATCGCGATGCTGCCGGAGTTGGCGTCGTAGGTGTTGATGAAGTTGGTCAGACCCGTCGGGGCCACGTCGAGCGTCTCGGCCAGCGAGGCGCGCTCGTCCACAAGGACCTGGGTGAGGCTCGCTAACTTGTCCACATTGGATGTCAGTTGGTCGCGGTTGTCGGTGACGAAGCGTTTGACGTCCCCCAACGCGGACCCCAGCGACGACAGCGCGGCCGAAACCTCATCCGCCTCACCGGAGAGGAACCCGCTGACCTGGTCGAGGCGGGCGTAGAACTCCTCGAGCTGGGCGTCACTTCGCGCGAGGACCTCGGTGAAGGAATTGAGGTTGCGCACCGTCGCGAACAGGTCGCCCTTGGAGCTGTTCAGCGTCTCGGCCAGCTCGGACATGTGCGTGATCGTGGTGTTGAGGTTCTTGCCGTTGCCCTCGAAGGATTCGGCCGCCGCGTCGAGCACCCGGGAAAGCGAGCCGTCGGCGTTGGCCCCCTTCGGGCCCAGCGTGGTC encodes:
- a CDS encoding MCE family protein encodes the protein MTVTSRLRAKLAALLGVALLLAGCADGGFTGLYNAPLPGGADVGDNPVRVTVEFTDVLDLVPQSSVKVDDVTVGTVQRIELAEDSKSAVVQLTMRGDVRLPANARAELRQSSLLGEKFVELSAPTGEQPQGRLSDGATIPLQRTSRNPEVEEVLGALSLLLNGGGVEQLRDIVRELNKALAGNDAEFRALLTRADRLAAELDSQRGEIVRAIDGMNRLSETLVAQEDNLVTALEHLEPGLAVVSEQREQLVGMLSSLEELSRVGTRVVNRSSEQLVANLESLGPVLDKLAESGSDLTEALRILPTYPLPHFAGSIVRGDYANVKVRLDMNLDTMLRNILNAGMPMEFLGNGSEPDTGGDDAARQGSGGSAEGPFLPLPQSGASPDGTGSGTGDFGGLLGSLLGGTP
- a CDS encoding MCE family protein — encoded protein: MVIDSRASRRTYRWVATASVVVLVLTGALWWAFGDGGGTRLSAYFTKAVGLYPGSAVRVLGIEVGEITAVVPEGQRVRVDMAVSDDVPLPSSAGAVIVAPSLVSDRYVQLTPPYDGGPRLRSGDTIGLDRTATPMEIDDLYRTLDELSTTLGPKGANADGSLSRVLDAAAESFEGNGKNLNTTITHMSELAETLNSSKGDLFATVRNLNSFTEVLARSDAQLEEFYARLDQVSGFLSGEADEVSAALSSLGSALGDVKRFVTDNRDQLTSNVDKLASLTQVLVDERASLAETLDVAPTGLTNFINTYDANSGSIAIRYNANELTNPLVTTACRLVKLASSQQVPQSLNKLCEVLAPVVDGATKIPPVSQLLHAIQTGELPPLPLPLIAAGAP